TCCACATTGACGATGTCTTCGTATTTTTTCGGCGGATTTTCCGCGTAACGGATGGTTCCGTCCGGTCGCCAGTCGAACCAGCCCGGATGCTGCTTCAGCCACGGGTGGTCGGGCGAGCACTGGATGGCGAGGTCGAGCGCTATCTCCAGGCCCTCTTGCTTGCCGGCATCCACCAAGCGTCGAAAATCTTCGAACGTGCCAAGGTCAGGATGGATCGCGTCGTGACCGCCATCCGCCGAACCGATAGCATAGGGGCTGCCTGGATCCTCCGGCGCCGCGCGTAGGCTGTTGTTCCTGCCCTTGCGATTTGTCGTGCCGATTGGATGAATCGGCGGGAAATAGAGCACGTCGAAGCCCATGGCGCGAATGGCCGGGAGCCGTTTGATGACGTCGTCGAATGTGCCGTGGCGGGCCGGATCGCCGCTCTGTGAGCGTGGGAAAATCTGGTACCAGCTTGCGAAGGCGGCGGCCGGACGCTCTGCATCAAGAGGGATAGTCTGCGACCGGAGACGATGGGGGCGTCGATCTGCCGTCGCCATTAGCTCGGCTGTTTCTGTCGCCAGCAGGATTTCGGTACGTTGGGCATCCTGCGCCGCCGTCAGCTTGTCGAAAAGCGTTTTGAGCTGCGTCTTGACCCGGCCTTCCGCGTAATCGAGCGCATCCAGCACGAAGTTGATGCCCTCCTGGATTTCGAGCCTGAGATCGAGCCGCGCCTCGTGCTTCTTGACGAACTCGTAGCGGAAGATCTGAAAGGGACTGCGCCAGGCTTCGACCGCGAACTCGTGCCGGCCCAGGCGCTTGGGCGTGAATTCCGCACACCAGCGATCATTTTGGATCAGCTCCATGTGCGCTTCGTTCCAGCTGCTTTCGTCGATCGCCCGCCAGAGCAAGACAGCCGAAAGGGGGTCGTGGCCGTCGCCGAAAATATCTGCCTCGACCTTCACTGTCTGGCCGACAACGCGCTTGACGACAAAACGACCGTCATCGACCGCGGGCGTGATCTTCTCGATTGCCAATCTCGGAGACGCGGCGGCCTCGCTGGCATCGGGTACCGGAACCGTATCGACGATCGGTACGGATGCCTGTCCTTCGAAAACGCGCAACTCGCCTGGCTTCAGCTTGAGACGGGCGTCAAAAACCTCGCTTTCGGCCTGCGGATTGACGAGCGGAAGGAACAGCGACGCCGCCTCCCGCAAGACGTTGAACGGTGCATTGACGACGCGCCGCAGGTCGCGGTTGAGGACAACGACGCGGATTTTCTGCGAGGCGCGAACGTCCTCCTCGTCCGTCTGCATCAGAGCGACGGCCGGAGTCTGGCTGGCGGAGATGAGCTTGAGCGGCTGCCGCGCGAAGCCGGCGGCCGTCTTGTTGGTCCAGCCGTTCACGGCGCGGATATCATCGGAAAGATCGAACGAGCCCTGTTTACGAAGGCCAAGCAGGCCGGTTCCATCGCCATAAGTCGGATCGAGCGGCGTGGCAGCACCGTATTCGAACCCCATTGGAATCATCAGCCCGCTGGCAAATGTAGAAGCAAGCTTCAGCGCGCGGACAGCCTTACGCTGCAGCACCTCACAACCGTCGGTGCCGTGAGCGATCCGTTTACCGAACGGCGCCTCCGGGAAGGTAACCTGATATCCGATCTGGCGCTGGATCTGGTATTCATCCGTGATCCACCGTTCCTCCAGGTTCCACCAGGCAAGCGAGGAGAAGCTGCCGTCAAACCCTGTCCCGTCGAGAGCCTTTCGGTCTTCGAAGGCGCTGCCAGGCGTCCACGCAAGAAAGGTCGTTTCTGGCGCCGACTTACGGGTCGCGACGATAAGGTCGCACCAGGCCTCCGGCGCCAGGCGACCGATGCCCAAGCAGCGAAAACCAGCAATGCCGAGGCCCGTGAGCCGAGTCATGCGGTTGCGCCAGTCTTCAATGTACCTGGCTTCGCCCCTGAAATCGACGGGACGGCTACGGCTTTCCTGCGGTGCCACGCGCGGGTCGGCGATGATGGAACTGGCAGGCTTGTCATCGACGGCCACCCGATCCACGACGAGGTCGAGCATTAATTCAAGATCATTTTCCCGAGCCGCCTCTACCAGCGCCTTGACGCCATCCTCTACAGATCGACCCAGTTCCAGGTCCGGATCGAGCTGATCGAAGTTCCTGGTGACGAAGACACTGGCATAGTGGCCACGTTCAAAAAGAGGCGCCGCCAGGACTGTATCAAAACCAAGGTCTTTCGCATGCGTGAAGACCTCTCTCCACGCGTCGAGCCCCTTCAGCACCAAAGGATGCACGTAGTAAATCCGCGGTGGCAATCGCGAAAGCGAGATTCGCGGAGCGACTTGGGAGCGCATGTTCATCGGGTGTGCCTCGCCGCAGGATTTCCCTGTCTAACGGTGAGGCGACCGTCCTTGTTCCTTTAAACGGCCACAAACTGAGCCGCGACGATCAAGATAATGGAGGGATTTCTCGGAGCATGTCGGCCTCTCGTTACCGAGGCTTAGCCCTCGCCAGGGCGGCAGAGCCCGCCACCCAAAAACCTGCCCCAACAGCGCCGCGCGTCTAATTAGACGCGCGGCCCGGCAGGAGGATCATTTCTCAACGAAAAGCAGATCGAAGCCCCTGAACTCACGCCGGGATACCGACTTGCGGATCGCCGCCCAAATGGCGGACCGATTTTCGAGCCTGAAGCCGCGAAAGCTCCGGATGAGGCGCACCGTAGCGGAGATCGTTCGAAGCGCGCGGACCAAAGGCGGACCGGAGAGCGAGGCGGCAAGTATCTGCGGATGAACCGCGAGCAGGACGCCCGCGGTTCTCTTGCGGTCGATCGCCCGAAACTGGTCCAGCGCCTTATATTCGTAGCCTTCGATGTCGATCTTGAAGCAGAGTCGCTCCGTCCGTGCCATTTCCTGAAGGCTCGCGATGGTGACCGTTTGCGCCGTGATCGCCAGGCCGGTGTCGTCGGCAATCAGCGCAGAGGTTTCGGAACTGCCGAAACCGCCGCCGACCGAGTGCAGCACCAGGCATTGGTCCTCTGAAAGCGCCGCGTTGAGGAGCTTCACGTCGCCCGCATTCTCGCGCTGCATCTCGGTGAGGATCTCGTAGCACACCGGATCAGGCTCGACGGTAATGACGTTGTCGGCGATCTGCGCCGCCCAGTAGGGCGTTACGCCGATCCAGCCGCCGATGTCGATGAAGGTGGTCGTAGCGTCGACGAGTCGCTCGATGTTGCGAAATGTGCCGGGCTCCCATTGTCCGCCTTGCAGTCGGGCAAAGAAGCGCGCCTTCTCCGGCTTGTCGGGGAAATAAACGGTTTTCTGAAAATAGGTTATCGCACGCATCGCGCCTCTTTAGTGCATTTCGGGGCGGCGTGTGAAGCGGCTCGGAACGCGGGTAAACAAAGTGTTAGGGCAACACCGCCCGGCGTGAGGTTAACGGCCCAATAGCGCTTACGCCTCTGCCCGCTGGGCGCGGCTGCGCGCTTCGGTGAGTTCGGAGGTTGTCTGGCTGAGACGATCGGCGAGCACGCGCATGATTTCCACCGCCATCTCCGGGAAGTCCGCCAGCAATTTCAGGAAATCGTCCTTGCGAATGCGCAACGCCTCAAGCGCCGTGCTGGTCTTGACCGTCGCTGTGCGGGGCGTGTTGCAGAGAATGGCGATCTCGCCGACGATCGAATTCTGCTCTACCTCGGCGACCTTCAATTGCCCGGTTGGCGTCGCAACCAAGACATCGGCTCTCCCGGAGAGGATCACGTAAGCCGCATCGCCGATATCGCCCTGATGAAACAGATTTTCTCCCGCGCTGTACATTACCCTGTCGGAGGTGAATGCCAGAAGTTTGAGCTTGGCTGGCGGCAAGCCGGAAAACAGTGTGATCCGGCGCAGCATTTCCACTTCGTCTTTTAGGAGCATGACAGTCCGTTTCTCCGAGTGTGTCGCGAGCATAAGCACCTCCCTCCCCGTGCGAACGGGAAAATATGCTTGCGCCCTCACATTAATATTACATCAAGATGCCAGTTCCTTGTAGTCGCTGTCTTTCGCAGCTGTTTCCACAGCTTCGTCACTCATGAGATGGCCGTTTTCGAAGTGCGCCTGCCGGTCGAACAACTCGGAGAGAGCCGGATTGGCGAGAACCCAGACGATTGCCGGTTTGCGATCCTCCTGTCTCAAGAATGCGAAGGCGTTGCGGGTGATCTGCTCCTGTGCACGCTGGTCGAGAGCGAGCAGCGGCTGATTGAAGATGTAGAAATCGGACATGCGGATCAATGCACGCGCAAAATTGAGCTTCTGCCGCTGGCCAGCCGTCAGCCGCTTGCCGCCGGCGCCGACGTTGAAGTCGAGTCCGAAGGCAAGCACATCGTTGTAAAGTCCGAGCGACTCGAAGAGATCGCGCACGATCGCGCGGATCCTCTCGGAGCCGTCGGTGTGGCGGTGGCCGATACGGCCGAAGAGCACGTTATCGATGATGCTGGCCGATGCGATATAACGGTTCGGCTGATAGTGCTCGATGATACCGACGAGATCCTCGGGCAGGCCTTCGCTGAACTCGCGCCGCGCCTCGACGATCTGAGACATCAAATCTTCGGACAGCAGACCGAAGCGATGGCGTGGCTCGATATAGCCGAAGCACAGCCGGATGATCTTGATGGCATCATCCTCGGAAACGTCGTCGATTGCCCGTCCCCTCACCTTCTGGAGAAGCGCTTCATAGACCGGGATCTCTTCCGCCGCCATGAAGGTGAGTTGCTGGAAGAACGGGTGGTCGGGAGGCAGATCGCGGAACAGTTCGACGACGTTGCCGGCGATTTCCAGCCCCATCTGGTAGAAGGTCTCGTGCAGGCCGGCCCTTTTCAGAACCGTCTTGAAGAACGGGTGGCTTTCAAGTGCATTTTCCCACCGTGCCTGATCGGTCACCGTCCCGAACAGCAGGTTTTCGCCGACCGTCGCCTCGACATTGTAGGAGCCAGGCTCGAAAAACACGACCAGATCGCTGAGTTTCTCGGCCTCGAGGCGCCTGCGAAGGGCCCCGCGCAAGTCCACGATTTCGCCCGCAAAAGCTTCGTGTTGCGCGGGATTGATGGTCGAGCGGACGGCAAGCGCCATGATGTCGTTTGTGAGAAGCACCGTGTCGAGCACCTCTCTGACTTTTGCGAAGAGATCATCCGGGCCGGTCGCACCTGCGGCCCCGTAATCGATCCAGTCACTGTTGACATCGAGCGAGGGATTGCCGGCAAGTTTTGCTTCCAGCAATTCCCACCGACGGTGGGCAGCCTTGTCGCCCTCGTAAACCACCTCAGTGAGCGGCGCGTGCTTGAGGCCGTAAAGCAGATTGTCGCCCAGACTCCCGTGGAAGATGTAGACCTCCGACGAGGCGTAGGAGATTCGCCGTCCGACGAGCGATTCCGGCAGGTCGTGGATATCGTCGTCGCCGACGACGATCCTGCCGGTTTCGGGCCACGTCAGCCGCCCGAAGGCCTCAGCGAGTGCCTCTCCTCCGCCGGTAGAGCCGCCCGTGATCGCGACGGCTTCGCCGGGACGCACCTGCAGCGACACGTGTTCCACGACCTTCGAACCGCCGTCATCGGACACGGAAAGATTGACGGCCGCAAGAGCCCCGGTGATCGGCGCCACGGAGGTTACCGCGATCGCCTGGACGCTCGGATCGATCAGCGGCTCGACGCTGAACTGCTCGACGACCTGCGCATATTTGACCTGCACATCCTGACGCGCCTGATCCCAATCGATGAGTTCTTTCAGCGGTCCCGGCAGGTCCTTGTAGGCACCGATCACCGCAACGAGCTGGCCGATATCGAGCCGGCCCTGGAGCGCGAAGTAGCCGCCGATCGAATAGAACAGGAATGGGGTGACCTGCGCCAGGAAGTTGTTCAGGAACTTGACCAGGAACTTCCACTGATAGAGGTCGTAGCGGATCTTGAATATGCGGCCGAGCCGGGCGGCTATGTCGGCTCTTTCATAGTTGGACGTGTCGTGCCCGCGAATGGTCCCGATGCCGTCAACGATCTCGCTGACGCGCCCGGACAATTCGCGCGCCGTCAGCTGGCGTTCGCGCCCGAGAACGATCAGGCGCCGGCGCATACGTGGAATGATCACCGCCTGTATCGCGACTATGAAGGCCGCCACGAGACCCAGCCACAGGCTCTGGAGCAGGATGAAAACCAGCGCCGTCAAAGCTTGGCCGCCGAGGAGCGCCGGTTGCACGAAGGCGTCGCCGGTGAACCCGCCAAGAGGCTCGACCTCGTCCTTGATCATGGTCGAGATTTCAGCGGGCTTCACGC
The genomic region above belongs to Sinorhizobium mexicanum and contains:
- a CDS encoding alpha-1,4-glucan--maltose-1-phosphate maltosyltransferase gives rise to the protein MRSQVAPRISLSRLPPRIYYVHPLVLKGLDAWREVFTHAKDLGFDTVLAAPLFERGHYASVFVTRNFDQLDPDLELGRSVEDGVKALVEAARENDLELMLDLVVDRVAVDDKPASSIIADPRVAPQESRSRPVDFRGEARYIEDWRNRMTRLTGLGIAGFRCLGIGRLAPEAWCDLIVATRKSAPETTFLAWTPGSAFEDRKALDGTGFDGSFSSLAWWNLEERWITDEYQIQRQIGYQVTFPEAPFGKRIAHGTDGCEVLQRKAVRALKLASTFASGLMIPMGFEYGAATPLDPTYGDGTGLLGLRKQGSFDLSDDIRAVNGWTNKTAAGFARQPLKLISASQTPAVALMQTDEEDVRASQKIRVVVLNRDLRRVVNAPFNVLREAASLFLPLVNPQAESEVFDARLKLKPGELRVFEGQASVPIVDTVPVPDASEAAASPRLAIEKITPAVDDGRFVVKRVVGQTVKVEADIFGDGHDPLSAVLLWRAIDESSWNEAHMELIQNDRWCAEFTPKRLGRHEFAVEAWRSPFQIFRYEFVKKHEARLDLRLEIQEGINFVLDALDYAEGRVKTQLKTLFDKLTAAQDAQRTEILLATETAELMATADRRPHRLRSQTIPLDAERPAAAFASWYQIFPRSQSGDPARHGTFDDVIKRLPAIRAMGFDVLYFPPIHPIGTTNRKGRNNSLRAAPEDPGSPYAIGSADGGHDAIHPDLGTFEDFRRLVDAGKQEGLEIALDLAIQCSPDHPWLKQHPGWFDWRPDGTIRYAENPPKKYEDIVNVDFYSWDAIPSLWIELRDIVQIWVDNGVKLFRVDNPHTKPFPFWEWLIADIRSRHPDVVFLSEAFTKPKVMYRLAKVGFSQSYTYFTWRNTKWELEQYMREITTQEPKEFFRPHFFVNTHDINPDFLQNAPRPAYLIRAVLAATLSGLWGVYNGFELCEGRPDAKRKEYADSEKYEIRAWDYDRPGNIKSEITMLNRIRKENPALHSHLGLQLLTAWNDNIIFYERISPGRENALLIAVNLDPYNAHEADVEIPLRSWNLPDHGTLDLEDLIAGHKFSWTGRAQHLRLDPHAGLPFAIWRVR
- a CDS encoding FkbM family methyltransferase, whose product is MRAITYFQKTVYFPDKPEKARFFARLQGGQWEPGTFRNIERLVDATTTFIDIGGWIGVTPYWAAQIADNVITVEPDPVCYEILTEMQRENAGDVKLLNAALSEDQCLVLHSVGGGFGSSETSALIADDTGLAITAQTVTIASLQEMARTERLCFKIDIEGYEYKALDQFRAIDRKRTAGVLLAVHPQILAASLSGPPLVRALRTISATVRLIRSFRGFRLENRSAIWAAIRKSVSRREFRGFDLLFVEK
- a CDS encoding cyclic nucleotide-binding domain-containing protein, which gives rise to MLLKDEVEMLRRITLFSGLPPAKLKLLAFTSDRVMYSAGENLFHQGDIGDAAYVILSGRADVLVATPTGQLKVAEVEQNSIVGEIAILCNTPRTATVKTSTALEALRIRKDDFLKLLADFPEMAVEIMRVLADRLSQTTSELTEARSRAQRAEA
- a CDS encoding ABC transporter ATP-binding protein codes for the protein MEARLSRYIWTHTSKQQLWILLVVALSMVPYFLSFDLPKQIVNGPIQGEGFEGPEATQAFLPISFNLPGFGEVNLFSGFQLEREGMLLALSLVFLLLVIINGLFKFYINTYKGRLGERLLRRIRFELVDRVLRFPPSHFKRVKPAEISTMIKDEVEPLGGFTGDAFVQPALLGGQALTALVFILLQSLWLGLVAAFIVAIQAVIIPRMRRRLIVLGRERQLTARELSGRVSEIVDGIGTIRGHDTSNYERADIAARLGRIFKIRYDLYQWKFLVKFLNNFLAQVTPFLFYSIGGYFALQGRLDIGQLVAVIGAYKDLPGPLKELIDWDQARQDVQVKYAQVVEQFSVEPLIDPSVQAIAVTSVAPITGALAAVNLSVSDDGGSKVVEHVSLQVRPGEAVAITGGSTGGGEALAEAFGRLTWPETGRIVVGDDDIHDLPESLVGRRISYASSEVYIFHGSLGDNLLYGLKHAPLTEVVYEGDKAAHRRWELLEAKLAGNPSLDVNSDWIDYGAAGATGPDDLFAKVREVLDTVLLTNDIMALAVRSTINPAQHEAFAGEIVDLRGALRRRLEAEKLSDLVVFFEPGSYNVEATVGENLLFGTVTDQARWENALESHPFFKTVLKRAGLHETFYQMGLEIAGNVVELFRDLPPDHPFFQQLTFMAAEEIPVYEALLQKVRGRAIDDVSEDDAIKIIRLCFGYIEPRHRFGLLSEDLMSQIVEARREFSEGLPEDLVGIIEHYQPNRYIASASIIDNVLFGRIGHRHTDGSERIRAIVRDLFESLGLYNDVLAFGLDFNVGAGGKRLTAGQRQKLNFARALIRMSDFYIFNQPLLALDQRAQEQITRNAFAFLRQEDRKPAIVWVLANPALSELFDRQAHFENGHLMSDEAVETAAKDSDYKELAS